A section of the Chloroflexota bacterium genome encodes:
- a CDS encoding MFS transporter, with protein sequence MASLSGFLNTDALTQRMGALSQPAYRRYWLGSVASVGSVQLIIVGQGWLIVNELGGSPIDLGYLGAASALPTIAVNTFGGVVADRVNRRMLLVITSTMVMMLLALQALLVISEAVRIWHVVVISAMLGLVFGLEWPTRNAFFPALIRRAHIMSAVALNSILWHGGRVISPAIAGFVIRMFGTGAVFIGGAAGFGAMALVLLSLKTPVQVPPSGRNAVRDLVEGVKFIAKDPLFAVIIPLTYAHHFFGTQHVQLMPLFAKRFDVGAEGLGLMFTISGVGAVVGILVVGRIQGGRHTGKVMLGGGFLFGLLVLGFALAPTYPVALVSLLIMGMFSSFYLITSMSVLQLRVPDRLRGRVMGIHGITFSLIPLGGLLGGAVAELYDERVAIGLGAVIFMAIVLGVLVFAGHIRSLDGRQLVAARAEAV encoded by the coding sequence TTGGCATCGCTCTCTGGTTTCCTAAATACCGACGCGTTGACACAGCGCATGGGCGCGTTATCGCAGCCTGCCTACCGGCGTTACTGGCTGGGATCGGTGGCCTCCGTCGGCTCGGTTCAGCTGATCATCGTGGGGCAGGGCTGGCTGATCGTCAACGAGCTTGGCGGTTCGCCAATCGATCTCGGCTACCTCGGCGCCGCCTCGGCGCTGCCCACGATCGCGGTCAACACGTTCGGAGGGGTGGTGGCGGATCGGGTCAACCGGCGGATGCTCTTGGTCATCACGTCCACCATGGTGATGATGCTGCTGGCCCTACAGGCTTTGCTGGTGATTTCCGAGGCTGTTCGAATATGGCACGTGGTCGTGATCAGTGCCATGCTGGGGCTGGTATTCGGCCTCGAATGGCCGACCAGAAACGCCTTTTTTCCGGCGCTCATACGGCGGGCGCACATCATGAGCGCGGTGGCGCTCAATTCAATCTTGTGGCACGGGGGCAGGGTGATCTCGCCGGCCATTGCCGGATTTGTGATCCGGATGTTCGGTACTGGCGCGGTGTTCATCGGAGGAGCGGCGGGATTCGGCGCGATGGCGTTGGTCTTGCTTTCCCTCAAGACTCCGGTGCAAGTCCCCCCATCCGGCCGCAACGCTGTGAGGGATCTGGTGGAGGGCGTGAAGTTCATCGCGAAGGACCCGTTGTTCGCGGTGATCATTCCTCTTACTTACGCCCACCACTTTTTCGGGACCCAACACGTGCAACTGATGCCGTTATTTGCCAAGCGTTTCGACGTGGGCGCTGAGGGGTTGGGGTTGATGTTCACGATTTCCGGTGTCGGTGCCGTGGTAGGCATTCTGGTCGTTGGAAGAATTCAGGGGGGCCGCCATACAGGAAAAGTCATGTTGGGGGGCGGTTTCCTTTTCGGGCTGTTGGTTCTTGGATTCGCGCTGGCGCCAACGTACCCGGTTGCGCTGGTGTCCCTATTGATCATGGGGATGTTCAGTTCGTTCTACCTGATAACTTCGATGTCGGTCCTCCAGTTGCGCGTTCCGGACCGGCTGAGGGGCCGCGTGATGGGCATTCACGGCATCACCTTCAGTCTCATACCGCTCGGAGGGCTGCTCGGCGGCGCCGTGGCGGAGTTGTACGATGAACGCGTCGCAATCGGCCTCGGCGCAGTCATCTTTATGGCGATAGTCCTAGGTGTTCTCGTGTTTGCAGGCCATATCCGCAGCTTGGACGGGCGGCAATTGGTGGCCGCGAGGGCCGAAGCGGTCTGA
- a CDS encoding insulinase family protein: MAPIICFRAKIGLSRGSIPIVADTSMSSRLDARDSEIMRSDADLVASLRRLRRTSALAGLALALTLGLMVTACAPFGTEDERVAVEPTAAPPVVDTTEPVDRPEPADSQPPESAELAPAPEQVEVSPSDEESGEPEPDSDRLDLGEFNDYEPADADLTRLSVDEEILIGTLDNGLTYYLRSNDTPVEGVEMRLVVNAGAILDPEGTDGVAHYLEHMLFNGTERFSKNDLIQALRSIGTDFGPDLNAYTSADETVYMFDFLLDNPEALDLAFEVLSQWLSAATLRPEDVEAERGIVLDEYRLTEESANGRITQYLNAIYYTGSIYEGMLIGGNEETNNAITEAHLREFYETWYRPDNAAVIIVGDLPVTDMERMVEQYFGSLAQPSDPIPAQPVRHAFTADFITEPFTDVVTDPDFGFVSMSIDWQLPAWPASTVGGDRLRFMEGVIAQMLEIRLDKAFQAGLMSQASEPFMALWQQARGLRLYGTNLRGPDLKQATTDYLSVLEGAAHYGFTQDELDRAALAWRTGLEATLEGAETTQSSAYASRMVSHFTSGGGIESTSDRVARLGALLGTFTVEELTAHLRWILDNAPPLVVSLGDDPANVPTAAELQAAIDAVIPVSVPETEPAIESLMVAPDPVAPTGEGGLAAFEGAFEWVFGNGTTVVFVPSDLAANQVNVTAQGLGGWSLLPVGSSAIRFHATAAVAASGVGDASATQLDEYLAGTTARLSPYISQFTEGFTGSASPDDLEDLFALLHLFVTEPRISQVATNEQIQSMQTRRTAADNSPGWIAAISMWAAVYQDSPWFTLVATNEQIAAATPDSLLELYKMRLGDVDDLVVVVVGDVDRETVAEMATRYIGTLPSGASDSFVDHNPGFPAGVQRITIPVAADSGETGLNIAFGGNLPVTVESLVAGDVTENLINDLLDVTVREGLGETYSIGSSISPAIQTGAWEVVIQATGAADVLEESLATIIAVIEDLRANGPTETDLAQAISVARDDYQLDSNSEIVAPLLRRRHLGDAPGTPEQRLQVLGQITADDIQRFMSVVVNSGNRIEVFRTVE, translated from the coding sequence ATGGCGCCAATCATCTGCTTCCGCGCCAAAATTGGCCTATCGCGGGGTAGTATTCCGATCGTTGCAGACACCTCCATGTCCAGTCGCCTTGACGCTAGAGATTCAGAAATAATGCGCTCCGACGCTGACCTTGTGGCCTCCCTACGCCGCCTGCGGCGCACTTCCGCACTTGCCGGTTTGGCGTTGGCCTTGACGTTGGGATTGATGGTGACCGCGTGCGCGCCATTCGGGACTGAAGACGAGCGGGTTGCCGTGGAACCGACCGCAGCGCCGCCGGTCGTCGATACCACGGAACCGGTGGATCGCCCCGAACCCGCAGACTCCCAACCTCCCGAGTCAGCCGAACTAGCTCCTGCCCCCGAGCAGGTCGAGGTATCTCCTTCTGACGAAGAGTCCGGGGAGCCAGAGCCTGACTCGGACCGACTCGATCTAGGTGAGTTCAACGACTACGAGCCGGCCGACGCGGACCTGACCCGCTTGAGCGTCGATGAAGAGATCCTCATCGGAACGCTAGACAACGGGCTGACGTATTACCTGCGGTCCAACGACACGCCTGTCGAAGGTGTCGAAATGCGCCTTGTCGTCAACGCCGGCGCGATTCTGGATCCAGAGGGCACCGACGGCGTTGCCCACTACCTGGAACACATGTTGTTTAACGGCACCGAGCGTTTTTCCAAGAACGATCTCATCCAAGCACTGCGCAGCATCGGCACCGACTTTGGCCCTGATCTAAACGCCTACACCAGCGCCGACGAAACCGTTTACATGTTCGACTTCCTGCTCGACAACCCCGAAGCGCTGGATCTTGCTTTCGAAGTGCTGTCGCAATGGCTGTCGGCCGCGACGTTGCGACCCGAAGACGTCGAGGCCGAACGAGGAATTGTGCTGGACGAGTACCGACTGACCGAAGAATCCGCAAATGGCCGAATCACGCAATACCTCAACGCGATCTACTACACCGGCAGCATTTATGAAGGAATGCTGATTGGAGGCAACGAGGAAACGAACAACGCAATCACCGAGGCGCACCTCCGGGAGTTCTATGAAACCTGGTACCGGCCCGACAATGCGGCGGTGATCATCGTCGGGGACCTCCCCGTTACCGATATGGAACGGATGGTCGAACAGTATTTCGGCAGTCTGGCGCAGCCTTCCGATCCGATACCGGCCCAACCCGTACGACACGCTTTCACCGCGGACTTCATAACCGAACCCTTCACCGACGTCGTGACCGATCCGGACTTCGGCTTCGTTTCGATGTCCATCGACTGGCAGCTCCCCGCCTGGCCGGCAAGCACCGTGGGCGGCGATCGCCTGCGCTTCATGGAAGGAGTCATCGCACAGATGCTGGAAATCCGCCTCGACAAGGCGTTCCAGGCCGGGCTGATGTCTCAGGCCAGCGAACCGTTCATGGCGCTGTGGCAGCAGGCGCGCGGATTGCGCTTGTATGGCACCAACCTGCGCGGACCCGATCTGAAGCAGGCCACGACCGACTACCTTTCGGTTCTTGAAGGCGCCGCGCACTACGGGTTCACCCAGGACGAACTTGATCGCGCAGCCCTTGCGTGGCGGACCGGTCTCGAAGCGACGCTCGAGGGGGCGGAGACTACGCAAAGCTCTGCGTACGCGAGTCGCATGGTTTCACATTTCACGAGTGGCGGGGGAATCGAATCAACCAGCGATAGGGTGGCTCGCCTCGGCGCTCTTCTGGGTACCTTTACGGTCGAGGAGTTGACGGCGCACCTGCGCTGGATTTTGGACAACGCGCCGCCACTAGTCGTTTCTTTGGGCGACGATCCAGCAAACGTGCCGACCGCAGCCGAGCTCCAGGCCGCGATCGACGCGGTAATTCCGGTGTCGGTGCCGGAAACCGAACCGGCGATCGAATCGCTTATGGTCGCGCCCGATCCGGTCGCTCCGACCGGCGAGGGTGGACTGGCGGCGTTTGAAGGCGCGTTTGAGTGGGTATTCGGAAACGGCACCACGGTCGTTTTCGTTCCCAGCGACCTTGCTGCCAACCAAGTGAACGTCACCGCGCAGGGCTTGGGCGGCTGGTCGCTGCTGCCGGTCGGCAGCTCCGCGATCCGTTTCCATGCAACCGCGGCCGTGGCCGCAAGTGGTGTCGGCGACGCTTCGGCCACCCAACTGGATGAATACCTTGCCGGCACAACCGCGCGATTAAGCCCCTACATCTCCCAGTTCACCGAGGGATTCACGGGTTCCGCGAGCCCCGACGACCTCGAAGACCTGTTCGCCCTGCTGCATCTGTTCGTAACCGAGCCGCGAATCTCCCAGGTCGCGACCAACGAACAGATCCAGAGCATGCAGACGCGCAGGACGGCCGCCGACAACTCGCCGGGGTGGATTGCGGCGATTTCAATGTGGGCCGCTGTTTATCAGGACAGTCCATGGTTCACTCTCGTTGCCACCAACGAACAAATCGCCGCCGCCACGCCCGATTCCCTGCTCGAGCTCTACAAGATGCGGCTCGGCGACGTTGACGACCTGGTGGTGGTAGTGGTCGGCGACGTCGATCGGGAAACCGTGGCTGAAATGGCAACCCGGTACATTGGAACGCTGCCGTCCGGCGCCTCCGATTCGTTCGTGGATCACAATCCAGGGTTCCCGGCCGGGGTCCAGCGGATAACCATCCCGGTTGCCGCCGATTCCGGTGAAACCGGCCTGAACATTGCATTCGGCGGAAATTTGCCGGTCACGGTCGAATCGCTAGTCGCCGGGGACGTTACCGAGAACCTCATCAACGATCTGCTCGACGTCACCGTTCGGGAAGGACTCGGGGAAACCTATTCAATCGGCAGTTCTATTTCGCCCGCCATCCAAACCGGCGCTTGGGAAGTCGTTATCCAGGCCACCGGAGCAGCGGATGTACTTGAAGAGAGCCTGGCCACCATCATCGCGGTAATCGAGGACCTGAGAGCCAACGGACCCACCGAGACCGATCTCGCCCAGGCCATATCGGTGGCACGCGATGACTATCAACTCGATAGCAACAGTGAGATCGTCGCCCCGCTGCTGCGCCGCCGCCACCTCGGCGACGCTCCCGGCACGCCGGAACAGCGGCTGCAGGTGCTCGGCCAAATCACCGCCGACGACATTCAACGATTCATGTCGGTGGTGGTCAACTCAGGTAACCGGATCGAAGTCTTCCGCACCGTCGAATAG
- a CDS encoding SDR family oxidoreductase, with protein sequence MKINVLGGTGQLGSRIIDSLLRAGARPEQLVISCRNEAKARRFAELGIEIRYADYDVPESLAPAFDDTDVLMQIPSMAPVEDRVIEHDRILAGAKSASVRRIVFSSFSAARTDSLFLIAPYLVYAETKVRLCGIDWTILRNGMYLDPLADWAPELVKQGRLPYPVQSGRVAYISRDDLARASASALMQDGHSGQVYELTGPEAVSMPQLAGALTAATGTPIAFDCVSESEFEAICREDDIPDEIVAILASMYRAVDHGEFARVTDHVELLSGAPAESVEAHLQRAIGVPGG encoded by the coding sequence GTGAAGATAAATGTTCTCGGTGGAACCGGCCAACTCGGTTCAAGAATCATCGATTCGCTCCTGCGGGCCGGAGCCAGACCTGAGCAATTGGTCATCAGCTGTCGCAACGAGGCGAAGGCGCGGCGGTTCGCCGAACTTGGAATCGAAATCCGGTATGCGGACTACGACGTTCCCGAATCTCTCGCACCGGCGTTTGACGACACCGACGTGCTAATGCAAATTCCGAGCATGGCCCCCGTCGAAGACCGAGTAATCGAGCACGACCGCATCCTGGCGGGAGCGAAATCAGCCTCGGTGCGCAGGATCGTTTTCAGCAGTTTCAGCGCTGCTCGAACCGACTCCCTGTTCTTGATTGCTCCCTACCTTGTTTACGCCGAAACCAAGGTCAGACTCTGCGGGATTGATTGGACGATCTTGCGGAACGGCATGTACCTTGACCCCCTTGCCGATTGGGCGCCGGAGCTTGTTAAACAAGGGCGCCTGCCATACCCGGTCCAATCGGGGCGCGTTGCGTACATTTCACGCGACGATTTGGCGAGAGCCAGCGCCAGCGCATTAATGCAGGACGGGCATTCCGGGCAGGTGTACGAGTTAACGGGGCCAGAGGCAGTGTCAATGCCGCAACTGGCTGGGGCCCTTACCGCAGCTACCGGAACACCCATTGCCTTCGATTGCGTTTCCGAGTCCGAGTTCGAGGCAATTTGCCGTGAGGACGACATCCCGGATGAGATAGTCGCGATCCTTGCGTCAATGTACCGAGCTGTCGATCACGGCGAATTTGCCCGGGTAACTGATCACGTGGAACTGCTCTCCGGCGCGCCCGCGGAGTCCGTCGAAGCGCACTTGCAACGCGCCATCGGTGTTCCGGGCGGGTAG
- a CDS encoding glycoside hydrolase family 3 protein, with protein MTLEEKSGLLFHPGIPIGRKGGVVEGFHPMKIAPSTELVVQQNIRHFNIMMAPGPVAVARWHNRLQEIAEGTRLGIPITFSSDLRHAPGFNPACGVKQEGFSHWPSQLGLAAAGDEGLAESFGDAVRREFSAIGLRGLLGPMADLATEPRWGRSGATFGDDAELAGRLVAAFVRGLQKGADGLNPASVAAMVKHFPGGGPAGDGLDPHFSSGRRQLYPGDNFEYHLGPFRDAIAAGTQQMMLSYGIPSGQTSEEVAMAFNSEIITGLLRDRLGFDGVVCSDWMTVESIRVLGLLRLKEASAWGVEHLSTKERYAKAIEAGVDQFGGDCGPAQVTELVRDGRIPESRIDESVRRILKVKFELGLFENPYVDAEAAAERTGTADLVAAGKRAQKRSLVLLKNRSSNTAGDRPALPVSGPVKLYLEGVDPDVSRRYGTVVKSPKNADIAVLRLVSPRRFKWSRYLLEYFIPQGSLAFQRRRLSKVLAVCRAVPTIVDIRLDRPAVFPEIAREAAALLASFTCDDTALLDAVFGIDPPTGSLPIELPSSMRAVEESLTDVPGGSENPLFERGWGLSIKQREMESR; from the coding sequence ATGACCCTGGAGGAGAAATCCGGCCTGCTTTTTCATCCGGGGATCCCGATCGGCCGCAAAGGGGGCGTCGTCGAGGGTTTCCACCCGATGAAGATTGCCCCTTCAACCGAACTGGTAGTCCAGCAGAATATTCGGCATTTCAACATCATGATGGCCCCGGGTCCCGTTGCCGTCGCCCGTTGGCACAACCGGCTGCAGGAAATCGCCGAGGGGACCCGCCTCGGAATCCCGATAACGTTCAGTTCCGATCTCCGCCACGCGCCGGGATTCAACCCCGCCTGCGGAGTTAAGCAGGAAGGTTTCAGCCATTGGCCTTCGCAGCTGGGCCTGGCGGCGGCCGGCGACGAAGGGCTGGCGGAGAGCTTCGGCGACGCGGTGCGGCGCGAATTTTCGGCGATCGGACTGCGCGGGTTGCTGGGCCCGATGGCAGACCTGGCCACCGAACCGCGGTGGGGACGATCCGGAGCCACCTTCGGCGATGACGCCGAACTCGCCGGCAGACTGGTTGCCGCCTTCGTGCGGGGACTCCAAAAAGGGGCGGACGGCCTGAATCCAGCCAGCGTGGCCGCAATGGTCAAGCACTTCCCGGGCGGCGGGCCGGCCGGGGATGGCCTGGATCCGCATTTCAGCTCCGGCAGGCGCCAACTCTACCCCGGCGACAACTTCGAATACCATCTCGGCCCGTTTCGCGACGCGATCGCCGCCGGCACGCAGCAAATGATGCTCTCTTACGGGATTCCCAGCGGTCAGACATCTGAAGAAGTCGCAATGGCGTTCAACTCGGAGATCATCACCGGCTTGCTTCGCGATCGGCTCGGCTTCGACGGCGTGGTCTGCAGCGACTGGATGACCGTGGAATCCATCCGCGTTCTCGGATTGCTCAGGCTCAAAGAAGCGTCGGCCTGGGGAGTCGAGCACCTGTCGACCAAGGAACGGTACGCCAAGGCGATCGAAGCGGGAGTCGATCAATTCGGCGGCGACTGCGGCCCTGCTCAAGTGACGGAACTGGTCCGCGACGGCCGCATTCCGGAATCGCGCATTGACGAGTCGGTGCGGCGGATATTGAAGGTCAAATTCGAACTCGGGTTGTTTGAGAACCCGTACGTGGACGCGGAGGCGGCCGCAGAAAGGACAGGAACTGCCGACCTGGTGGCGGCCGGGAAACGGGCCCAAAAGCGGAGCCTGGTGCTATTGAAAAACCGGTCCAGCAACACTGCCGGAGATCGTCCGGCGCTGCCAGTGTCAGGGCCGGTGAAGCTCTATCTGGAAGGCGTCGATCCCGACGTGTCGCGGCGCTATGGGACAGTGGTCAAGTCGCCGAAGAACGCCGATATCGCGGTCCTGCGCTTGGTTTCACCACGCCGATTCAAATGGAGCAGGTACCTGCTCGAGTACTTTATTCCCCAGGGTTCGCTGGCATTCCAGCGGCGCCGGTTGTCGAAAGTCCTGGCGGTCTGCCGCGCCGTACCGACCATCGTCGACATCCGCCTGGATCGGCCGGCAGTCTTCCCTGAAATCGCCCGCGAGGCGGCGGCGTTGCTGGCCTCGTTTACGTGCGATGACACGGCCCTTCTCGACGCGGTTTTTGGCATCGACCCCCCGACAGGGAGTCTGCCGATTGAGCTGCCCTCGTCGATGCGGGCAGTGGAAGAGAGCTTGACAGATGTCCCGGGAGGCTCAGAAAACCCATTGTTCGAGCGGGGCTGGGGCCTGTCAATCAAGCAGCGCGAAATGGAAAGCCGCTAG